The window ATGGAACATTTGGCCGTGGCGGTCACAGCCGAACTATCTTGTCGAAACTGGGTGAAAATGGCCGACTGTATAGCATCGACCGAGACCCACAAGCCATCGCAGAAGCCGCGAAAATCGATGACCCGCGCTTCACTATCATTCATGGTCCGTTCTCAGGTATGGCGAAATACGCAGAAGAGTATGGCCTAGTTGGTAAAGTTGACGGTGTATTGCTAGACCTAGGTGTGTCGTCTCCGCAACTTGATGATGCTGAACGCGGCTTTAGTTTTATGAAAGACGGCCCATTAGACATGCGTATGGACCCAACATCGGGTATTCCTGTGTCTCAATGGCTGATGGAAGCCGACCTTGATGACATTACTTGGGTTATTCGTGAGTTTGGTGAAGACAAACACGCCCGCCGCATTGCCAAAGCGATCGTAGCTTACCGCGAAGATGAAGAAAACGAGCCAATGGTTCGTACTGGTCAGTTAGCAAAATTGATCTCAGATGCGGCACCAAAGAGCTTTAAAGAGAAAAAACACCCAGCAACCCGTGCTTTTCAGGCTTTTCGCATTTACATCAACAGTGAATTAGAAGAAATTGATACGGCACTAAAAGGTGCGGCAAGTATTTTGGCTCCTGAAGGCCGTTTGTCTGTGATCAGTTTCCACTCATTGGAAGATCGCATGGTGAAACGTTTCATCCGTAAAGAGAGCAAAGGCCCAGAAGTGCCACACGGTATTCCGATGACGGAAGAACAAATCCGTGCGCTTGGTAGTGCGAACATGAAGCCGATTGGTAAAGCGAACAAGCCAACGAAACAAGAAATTGACATGAACCCGCGCTCTCGAAGCTCAGTGCTAAGAATTGCAGAAAAGCTTTAATTATTATGACGAAAACCACTCCTAACCTTGCTAAGTTGATTGCGACGGACTTAATTACCGTCGGTCGCTGGTCGTTGTTGCTGATGATTTTGATTTTCGCAACGGCAATGGGAGTGGTGTTTGCCACCCACCATGCGCGTCAGGCTATCACTGAAAAAGATCATACATTGGTTGAGCGAGAGCGATTGGATAGCGAATGGCGCAACCTAATGTTGGAAGAAACAGCCCTCGCGGAACACAGTCGCGTTCAAGACTTGGCAAAGAAGGACCTTGAAATGAAACGACCAGATGGCGATAAAGAAGTGGTTATCACGCTAAAATGATTGGAAAGAAAGCCAAATCTAAACAAGGAAATACGCGCAAGTCTGCTGCGAAAGAAAAAAAAGTAGCTGCTACAAAGCCGCAACCTACCAAAGAAACGAAACAAGCAGAAGTGGCTGAAGAGTTAGAATCGTTTTTGATTCGTTGGCGTTTTCAGTTACTGCTGTTTTTTGTCTTCTGTGCCTTCGCACTTCTCGTTGGGCGAGTGGCCTATATTCAAGTTATAGAGCCTGACAACCTAATCAAACAGGGTGACCTTCGCTCTGTCCGTGTTAAAGCCATTCCTTCTGCGCGCGGTATCATCTCTGATCGCAATGGCGAACCGCTTGCAGTGAGTGTTCCTGTTGAAGCCGTGTGGGCTGATCCTAAAACTATCTTCAAAGAAGGCGCTCTGCAGAAAACGAAGAGTTGGTACGCACTTGCAGACGTACTTGGCCTAGATCGCCAAGGCCTGATCAACAAAATCAAGAAAAACGAAAAACGTCGTTTTATCTATCTACAACGCCAAGTTAGCCCAGCGATGGCGAACTACATTCGTGAACTCAAACTACCTGGCGTTGGCTTGAAGTCGGAATCTCGCCGCTACTATCCTGCTGGTGAGGTTAGTGCTCACTTAGTCGGTGTAACTGGCATTGATGGCCACGGCCTAGAAGGCGTGGAACGAAGCTATGACGAGTGGTTAACTGGTGCTGCAGGCAAGAAAACCATCCGTAAAGACCGTTATGGTCGCGTGGTAGAGAACATTGCTCTTGAAGAGAAGCAAGAAGGTAAACCGCTACAGCTGACGATCGACCAACGCATTCAAGCCGTCGCTTATCGAGCGATCAAGCAGGCCGTAGCGGATCACCGTGCAACATCTGGATCCGTTGTTATTCTAGACGTTAAAACGGGGGCGGTACTGGCCATGGTCAACGCGCCTTCTTACAACCCAAACAACCGCAGTGATTGGCAAAGTTACAAAATGCGTAACCGCGTGATTACTGACTCACTAGAGCCGGGCTCAACCATTAAGCCTTTTGTTGTTTTGGCCGCATTAGAAAATGGGGTGGCAGACAAGGATACGATTGTTGATACGGGTAACGGTATTCTTCAACTCGGTGGTAGCCGTGTTCGTGATGCGCCAAAAGTCGGCAAAGCGAGCCTAACTACCATTCTAAAGAAATCGAGTAACATCGGTGTGACCAAGCTGGCGATGCAAATGCCGGTTGAAGCTTTACTTGGCTTGTACAGTTCGGTTGGCCTTGGTGAATTATCCGGTCTTAACTTGGTCGGTGAAGTGGTGGGTATCTTCCCAAGCCGCTCTCGCTGGTCTCCAATTGAGCGCGCAACCATCTCGTTTGGTTATGGTTTATCGGTTACTCCAATCCAGCTAGCGCATGCCTATGCGACGCTAGGTAACTTGGGTAAATATGAGCCGATCCATATTATCGAAAGTAACGATAATGACATGGCACGCCAAGTTGTGAGTAAAGAGAATGCTCGTCTCGTTTTAGACATGCTTGAAACGGTAACGCAAAAAGGCGGTTCTGCACGTCGTGCGGCGGTTCCTGGTTACCGAGTCGGTGCAAAAACCGGTACTGCCCGAAAGGCAAGGGCAGGTGGCTATAGTGATGAGTACATCAACTACACGGCTGGTGTTGCGCCAGTGAGTGACCCACGTTTAGCGCTTGTGGTTGTGGTTAATGAACCACAAGGTGATGATTACTACGGTGGTTCGGTAGCCTCACCTGTTTTCTCTGAAATCATGAAAGGCGCACTGCAAATTCTGAACGTTGCCCCTGACGAAAATAAATTCCAACAGTAGGCTTATAAGCGTACTGAGAAACAAAATGAAGAAAGCTGAGCTAATGCTCGGAGAATAGATATGACTAAAGCCATCAGTATGGACACGCTGCTTTCCACTTGGGTCGATTGCCCGAGTTTGTCGTCCATTCTTGTTTCTGATTTGGAACTCGACAGTCGACGAGTTCAATCTGGAACAACTTTTGTAGCTATTATTGGCCATGTTATGGATGGGCGTAAATTTATCCCAACCGTGATTGAGCAAGGTGCGAATGCGGTGATTGCTCAAGCTTGTGAGCAAAAAGCGCATGGCACGATTGAGATTATTGATGATGTTCCAGTGATTTACCTTGATGCGCTGGATAAGTGCCTATCTGAAATTGCAGGTCACTTGTATACCTACCCAACGATGGATTTGATTGGTGTCACTGGCACCAACGGCAAAACCACCATCACTCAACTGATTGCTCAATGGATTGATTTGGTCGGTTCAAAAGCGGCGGTAATGGGAACCACGGGGAATGGCTTTCTCGACAACCTACAAGAAGCTGCGAATACTACCGGCAACGCCGTTGAAATCCAAAAAACACTGTCTTCGCTCGCTGAGCAAAAAGCGCAATACACAGCGCTTGAAGTGTCTTCTCATGGTTTGATTCAAGGTCGCGTTAAAGCGCTGTCTTTTGCTGCTGGCGTGTTTACTAACCTGAGTCGTGATCATCTCGATTACCATGGCACGATGGAAGAATACGCCAACGCTAAGTTAACCCTGTTTACTGAACATCAATGTGGTCACGCTGTTATCAATGTCGATGATGTTGTGGGTGCTGCGTGGGCGAAGCAATTGAACAACGCGCTTGCCGTATCACTCAAACCAACAACAGAATTTTCTCAAAGCGTGTATGCAAACCACATCGCTTATGCTGAATCTGGCATCACGATTGAGTTTGATGGCAAGTTTGGTGAAGGTACGTTGCATGCACCACTTATCGGTGAGTTCAATGCCGCGAATCTGATGTTGGCATTCACAACGTTACTTAGTCTAGGTTTCAGCAAGCAAGATTTGCTGGCAACAGCAGGCCAATTACAGCCCGTTCTTGGTCGTATGGAACTGTTCCAAGCTGACGACAATGCCAAAGTAGTGGTGGATTATGCTCACACGCCTGACGCGCTAGAAAAAGCGCTGCAAGCATTGCGTGTACATTGCGACGGTGAGCTTTGGGCTATTTTCGGCTGTGGTGGTG is drawn from Vibrio campbellii CAIM 519 = NBRC 15631 = ATCC 25920 and contains these coding sequences:
- the rsmH gene encoding 16S rRNA (cytosine(1402)-N(4))-methyltransferase RsmH, coding for MTETFQHISVLLNESIDGLAIKPDGIYIDGTFGRGGHSRTILSKLGENGRLYSIDRDPQAIAEAAKIDDPRFTIIHGPFSGMAKYAEEYGLVGKVDGVLLDLGVSSPQLDDAERGFSFMKDGPLDMRMDPTSGIPVSQWLMEADLDDITWVIREFGEDKHARRIAKAIVAYREDEENEPMVRTGQLAKLISDAAPKSFKEKKHPATRAFQAFRIYINSELEEIDTALKGAASILAPEGRLSVISFHSLEDRMVKRFIRKESKGPEVPHGIPMTEEQIRALGSANMKPIGKANKPTKQEIDMNPRSRSSVLRIAEKL
- the ftsL gene encoding cell division protein FtsL, producing the protein MTKTTPNLAKLIATDLITVGRWSLLLMILIFATAMGVVFATHHARQAITEKDHTLVERERLDSEWRNLMLEETALAEHSRVQDLAKKDLEMKRPDGDKEVVITLK
- a CDS encoding penicillin-binding transpeptidase domain-containing protein — protein: MIGKKAKSKQGNTRKSAAKEKKVAATKPQPTKETKQAEVAEELESFLIRWRFQLLLFFVFCAFALLVGRVAYIQVIEPDNLIKQGDLRSVRVKAIPSARGIISDRNGEPLAVSVPVEAVWADPKTIFKEGALQKTKSWYALADVLGLDRQGLINKIKKNEKRRFIYLQRQVSPAMANYIRELKLPGVGLKSESRRYYPAGEVSAHLVGVTGIDGHGLEGVERSYDEWLTGAAGKKTIRKDRYGRVVENIALEEKQEGKPLQLTIDQRIQAVAYRAIKQAVADHRATSGSVVILDVKTGAVLAMVNAPSYNPNNRSDWQSYKMRNRVITDSLEPGSTIKPFVVLAALENGVADKDTIVDTGNGILQLGGSRVRDAPKVGKASLTTILKKSSNIGVTKLAMQMPVEALLGLYSSVGLGELSGLNLVGEVVGIFPSRSRWSPIERATISFGYGLSVTPIQLAHAYATLGNLGKYEPIHIIESNDNDMARQVVSKENARLVLDMLETVTQKGGSARRAAVPGYRVGAKTGTARKARAGGYSDEYINYTAGVAPVSDPRLALVVVVNEPQGDDYYGGSVASPVFSEIMKGALQILNVAPDENKFQQ
- the murE gene encoding UDP-N-acetylmuramoyl-L-alanyl-D-glutamate--2,6-diaminopimelate ligase, encoding MTKAISMDTLLSTWVDCPSLSSILVSDLELDSRRVQSGTTFVAIIGHVMDGRKFIPTVIEQGANAVIAQACEQKAHGTIEIIDDVPVIYLDALDKCLSEIAGHLYTYPTMDLIGVTGTNGKTTITQLIAQWIDLVGSKAAVMGTTGNGFLDNLQEAANTTGNAVEIQKTLSSLAEQKAQYTALEVSSHGLIQGRVKALSFAAGVFTNLSRDHLDYHGTMEEYANAKLTLFTEHQCGHAVINVDDVVGAAWAKQLNNALAVSLKPTTEFSQSVYANHIAYAESGITIEFDGKFGEGTLHAPLIGEFNAANLMLAFTTLLSLGFSKQDLLATAGQLQPVLGRMELFQADDNAKVVVDYAHTPDALEKALQALRVHCDGELWAIFGCGGDRDAGKRPMMAEIAERLGDTVVLTDDNPRSEDPALIMKDMLAGLTKPAAAIVQHDRFKALSYALEHASSQDIILLAGKGHEDYQILNSGTIHYSDRESAMTLLGLSS